A single window of Thalassomonas viridans DNA harbors:
- a CDS encoding DUF1566 domain-containing protein, whose amino-acid sequence MIFRFTILLAILAAVFSYIGLYPGERPSALASQRWQKLTAQGEPLAPWAGPWSCVQDKKSGLIWEVKTDNESIHDGYWSYSWFDGRAGQANMGDCYFESDRCDTLDLIRRANQEAQCGVSNWRLPTAEELQSLLYHQGKTGDALIDKGFFPHTKHGDYWSGQAQQALTSSFRHLGYGALAVNFGTGETTALPYRNAAFVRLVGQLD is encoded by the coding sequence ATGATTTTCAGATTTACTATTTTGCTGGCGATACTTGCTGCTGTATTCAGCTATATCGGCCTTTACCCGGGCGAGCGGCCAAGTGCTTTGGCTTCACAGCGCTGGCAAAAGTTAACGGCGCAGGGAGAGCCTTTAGCGCCGTGGGCGGGCCCCTGGTCTTGCGTGCAGGATAAAAAAAGCGGTTTGATCTGGGAAGTAAAAACAGACAACGAGTCTATTCATGACGGCTATTGGAGTTACTCCTGGTTTGACGGCCGGGCCGGTCAGGCCAATATGGGGGATTGTTATTTTGAAAGCGATCGCTGCGACACCTTAGATCTGATCCGCCGTGCCAATCAGGAAGCCCAGTGCGGTGTCAGTAACTGGCGTTTGCCTACCGCCGAGGAATTGCAAAGCTTGCTTTATCACCAGGGGAAAACCGGCGATGCCTTGATCGATAAAGGTTTTTTCCCCCACACCAAACACGGGGATTATTGGAGCGGTCAGGCGCAGCAGGCACTGACCTCAAGCTTTCGCCATTTGGGCTATGGCGCGCTGGCGGTTAACTTCGGCACCGGGGAGACGACAGCCTTGCCATACCGCAATGCAGCCTTTGTGCGGCTGGTCGGCCAGTTGGATTAA
- a CDS encoding DNRLRE domain-containing protein, whose translation MKNGTITGLVLASGLLTLSSAQAETKHHRLMWDSNPANNAVIGFSPDGSSQSPYVKFGYSTDESQWSTAQVSASHTFAGSLTSHFVRLTGLNADSAVYYRVCDQSGCGDRLWFKTAPTDNSPYTVVAGGDTRTGWTNRRAGNELLAKIRPLFVMHGGDYTNANSASEMNQYLEDWQLTFSYDTIDGLPYKRIYPMVATHGNHEDGNYSTLCQVFGVDYNADGQCNALDTYGAFNVSPLLRVYTLNSQFKNSGWSSYASAMNSWLSNDLSTKGSTASWRFAQYHKPMYPHYTGKSENTELFDWWAQDFYDHALNLVVESDTHINKLTKAIKPSGNGFSETTSGGTVYVGEGSWGAPARSANDPKSWTIDLASIQQFKVISVENEQLTVRTAQFTSSAGTLTREQRAADALALPPSVDWWHANGVGEQLKLIQNSDRRSVIDSGSAGNSVILNASDDTFIAKSKADNNYNGSSDGLLADGLDTTYGEMQTLIKFDLSQLPACSTVTSASLKLNVFNSSSGSYNVYSGNNSWTEDNATWNSVSGDNHQGTLLASFTPSSTGEKSISLGQAGLSAINAWQLGNNNGLVIASGGTSNGIDMNSKEMGSGPVLVVGYQAGSDCGGLSESNLSADKGNWLHYSVEVPAGMSSLQVNIAGGSGDADLYVREGSQPTLSSYDCRPWVDGNEESCSIDNPAATSWHISIYGYSDFSGVSLNAQWQP comes from the coding sequence ATGAAAAATGGAACAATCACCGGCCTGGTTCTGGCATCAGGCTTACTCACTCTATCCAGCGCTCAGGCAGAAACCAAACACCACAGGTTAATGTGGGACAGCAACCCTGCCAATAATGCCGTAATAGGCTTTTCTCCAGACGGCTCCAGCCAGTCGCCCTATGTGAAATTCGGTTACAGCACAGATGAAAGCCAATGGTCTACAGCTCAGGTTAGCGCCAGCCATACCTTTGCCGGTTCCCTGACCAGCCACTTTGTCCGCCTGACCGGCCTTAATGCCGACAGTGCGGTTTATTACCGGGTGTGTGATCAAAGCGGTTGTGGCGACCGCTTGTGGTTTAAGACCGCACCAACCGATAACAGCCCCTATACCGTTGTTGCCGGCGGCGATACCCGTACCGGCTGGACCAATCGCCGTGCGGGCAATGAGTTACTTGCCAAAATCCGTCCCCTGTTCGTAATGCACGGCGGCGACTACACCAATGCCAATAGCGCTTCTGAGATGAACCAATACCTGGAAGACTGGCAGCTGACTTTCTCCTACGACACCATAGATGGCCTGCCCTACAAGCGCATTTATCCTATGGTGGCGACCCATGGCAACCATGAGGACGGCAACTACTCGACCTTATGTCAGGTGTTCGGTGTCGATTATAATGCCGACGGCCAGTGTAACGCCCTGGATACTTATGGCGCTTTCAATGTTTCGCCTTTGCTTCGGGTTTATACCTTAAACAGCCAGTTTAAAAACAGCGGCTGGTCTTCTTATGCCAGCGCCATGAACAGCTGGTTAAGCAACGATTTAAGCACTAAGGGCAGCACTGCCAGCTGGCGTTTTGCCCAATATCATAAGCCTATGTATCCGCACTACACGGGCAAGTCTGAGAATACCGAGTTATTCGACTGGTGGGCGCAGGATTTTTATGATCATGCCCTGAACCTGGTGGTTGAGTCTGACACCCATATCAACAAGCTGACCAAGGCCATCAAACCAAGCGGCAATGGCTTTAGCGAAACCACCTCAGGCGGCACCGTTTATGTGGGTGAAGGCAGCTGGGGGGCACCGGCGCGTTCTGCCAATGATCCTAAGTCGTGGACCATAGATTTAGCCAGCATTCAGCAGTTTAAAGTGATTTCTGTTGAAAATGAGCAACTGACGGTACGTACCGCCCAGTTCACCAGCTCTGCCGGCACCCTGACCCGAGAACAAAGGGCCGCTGATGCCCTGGCTTTACCGCCAAGTGTTGACTGGTGGCACGCCAACGGTGTCGGCGAGCAGTTAAAGCTGATTCAAAACAGCGACCGCCGCAGCGTGATCGACAGCGGTTCTGCGGGTAACAGTGTTATTTTGAATGCTTCGGACGATACCTTTATCGCCAAAAGCAAAGCCGACAATAACTACAACGGCAGCAGCGACGGCCTGCTAGCGGACGGCCTGGATACTACTTATGGCGAGATGCAGACCTTGATCAAGTTTGACCTGAGCCAGTTACCGGCTTGTAGCACTGTGACCAGCGCCAGCCTTAAGCTTAACGTGTTTAACTCTTCTTCCGGCAGCTACAATGTTTACAGCGGCAATAACAGCTGGACTGAAGACAATGCGACCTGGAATTCTGTTTCCGGTGATAATCATCAGGGCACTTTATTAGCCAGTTTTACTCCTTCCTCAACAGGAGAGAAAAGCATCTCCCTGGGACAGGCAGGTTTGAGTGCCATTAACGCCTGGCAATTAGGTAACAATAATGGCCTGGTGATCGCTTCTGGTGGTACGTCAAACGGTATCGATATGAACTCAAAAGAAATGGGTTCAGGCCCGGTACTGGTTGTGGGTTATCAGGCGGGCAGCGATTGTGGTGGTTTAAGCGAGTCTAACCTGTCGGCGGATAAAGGTAACTGGTTGCATTACAGTGTTGAAGTGCCTGCCGGCATGAGTTCACTGCAAGTGAATATTGCCGGTGGTAGTGGCGATGCCGATCTTTATGTTCGTGAAGGCAGCCAGCCCACACTTTCCAGTTATGACTGTCGCCCCTGGGTGGATGGCAATGAGGAAAGTTGCAGCATTGACAATCCGGCGGCAACCAGCTGGCATATCAGTATTTATGGTTACAGCGACTTCTCGGGTGTTAGTCTGAATGCCCAGTGGCAGCCTTAG
- a CDS encoding ethylbenzene dehydrogenase-related protein: protein MSVYKGNLFWVLLHLGAIFIVFINLLTGLRIASVSRPQWLAISPILPQGLIHPLHFTSGVLLVVLMIAYIGWRIFTREQRPKSFKNNPLDFHRLVIRLGYVLFLGAMLSGLLSYFSLAPALVIAVHYYCALAIIGYLLLHGGGYFIHYGVAALKRILWPSRQLSPVSLGLFLLTFLLAGLGLQATDKAVHALSVAKVPLSELIHIDGNADEAVWQQAQTVNIMTQGGANFDNGQTEVRVQVVENGVEAFFHISWDDPTKSLKHLPLLKTESGWQVEQQGFYNFDETRYYEDKLAVMVSNQCQAGGAGTVHLGPKPLEDKPANWHGKGYHYSEDGAIRDLWHWKAVRTNNMILADDNYIGPPDKIRPGSRRYSAGYLQDGKESGAYVMNWAWYKPDYIVPKRLPKSPELLTSYQQESTDNLSWVIPWFDYQPYQAGNDEYPVGTRMPSVMYRSNRFEGDRADVRAFARWHDGRWSLELSRKLDTGSKYDVALKNGVCLWVSAFDHSQVAHTRHALPIQLEFSGA from the coding sequence ATGTCGGTTTACAAAGGGAATTTGTTCTGGGTATTGCTCCATCTGGGGGCCATATTCATAGTTTTTATCAATCTGCTTACTGGACTGAGAATAGCTAGTGTCAGCCGTCCCCAGTGGCTGGCGATATCTCCTATTTTACCTCAGGGTTTGATCCATCCGCTGCACTTTACCTCTGGTGTGCTGCTGGTGGTGCTGATGATCGCTTATATCGGCTGGCGTATATTTACCCGGGAGCAGAGGCCCAAGTCCTTTAAAAATAACCCTTTAGATTTTCACCGTCTGGTGATCCGCCTGGGCTATGTGCTCTTTTTGGGGGCTATGCTAAGCGGTCTGCTCTCCTATTTTTCTCTCGCACCTGCCTTGGTCATTGCCGTTCATTATTATTGTGCCCTTGCCATTATCGGCTATTTACTGCTTCATGGCGGTGGTTATTTTATTCACTACGGAGTGGCGGCGTTAAAGCGTATTTTGTGGCCGTCGCGGCAACTGTCTCCTGTGTCCCTGGGCTTGTTTTTGCTGACATTTTTGCTGGCTGGTTTAGGTTTGCAGGCCACCGACAAGGCAGTGCATGCTTTAAGTGTTGCCAAGGTGCCTTTGTCTGAGCTGATTCATATCGACGGTAATGCGGATGAAGCCGTTTGGCAACAGGCGCAAACCGTGAACATTATGACCCAGGGCGGTGCTAACTTTGATAACGGCCAAACCGAGGTCAGGGTGCAGGTGGTGGAAAACGGGGTAGAAGCCTTTTTCCATATCAGCTGGGACGATCCGACCAAAAGCCTGAAACATCTGCCTTTGCTGAAAACCGAAAGTGGCTGGCAGGTAGAGCAACAGGGCTTTTATAATTTTGATGAAACCCGTTATTACGAAGACAAGCTGGCGGTGATGGTTTCCAATCAATGCCAGGCGGGAGGTGCAGGTACGGTACACCTGGGGCCTAAGCCCCTGGAAGATAAACCCGCTAACTGGCATGGCAAGGGTTATCACTATAGTGAGGACGGCGCTATCCGAGATCTCTGGCACTGGAAGGCGGTGCGCACCAATAATATGATCCTGGCGGATGACAACTATATCGGGCCGCCGGATAAGATCAGGCCCGGCAGCCGGCGTTACAGTGCAGGTTACCTGCAAGACGGCAAAGAGTCCGGCGCTTATGTGATGAACTGGGCCTGGTACAAGCCTGACTATATAGTGCCCAAGCGTTTGCCCAAATCACCGGAGCTTTTAACTTCCTACCAGCAAGAGAGCACGGATAATTTAAGCTGGGTGATCCCCTGGTTTGATTATCAGCCTTATCAGGCTGGAAATGACGAATACCCGGTGGGCACCCGCATGCCTTCCGTGATGTACCGCTCCAACCGCTTTGAAGGAGACAGGGCGGATGTGCGTGCCTTCGCTCGCTGGCATGATGGGCGCTGGTCGCTGGAATTGTCACGTAAGCTGGATACCGGCTCGAAGTACGATGTGGCGCTTAAAAATGGGGTTTGTCTCTGGGTTTCTGCTTTTGATCATTCGCAGGTGGCCCATACCCGGCATGCCTTGCCTATTCAGCTTGAATTCTCGGGGGCTTGA
- a CDS encoding multidrug effflux MFS transporter encodes MTKRAALPLLMLMVIFSPLAIDIFLPALPVMAQDFTVPMSQIQWSISAFLLTMGLGQLLSGPLADRYGRRPVAITGVLIYGISSLLAAFSASLEAFLICRLAQGFGACAIVVAAFACVRDRYDAIQSGVIYSYLNSAICCIPAMAPLLGSVLTETFGWRSNFEAMALYAAIAGTIIFFALPETRPASTVQHKKLVSLNRFLPIIKHPVFLFNAVIVMLMMAIMLAFVSSSPSWLMVQLKQSQQTFVFWFSLNAVLNIVACFLAPKVLLKLGARKTIGLGMGILVFSGVLMLALLDWHHPVAFMAPIMLCSLSVSFLTGTCSGQALSPFGDNAGSASALLGFMQMSGAAVLVGLLQLLPLNEPQQMALLMLAILPIYALWKLPKVKSTLYEVASI; translated from the coding sequence ATGACGAAACGAGCCGCCCTGCCACTACTTATGTTGATGGTGATTTTCAGCCCGCTGGCAATAGATATCTTTTTGCCCGCCCTGCCCGTAATGGCGCAAGACTTTACCGTGCCTATGTCACAAATACAGTGGAGTATCAGCGCATTTCTGTTAACCATGGGACTGGGCCAGTTACTAAGCGGTCCGCTGGCAGATCGTTACGGCCGCCGCCCGGTTGCCATCACCGGCGTACTCATTTACGGCATATCTTCACTGCTGGCGGCATTTAGCGCCAGCCTGGAAGCTTTTCTGATTTGCCGCCTGGCACAAGGCTTTGGCGCCTGCGCCATAGTGGTGGCGGCTTTCGCTTGTGTGCGTGACCGTTATGACGCCATACAAAGCGGGGTGATCTACAGCTATCTTAACAGCGCCATCTGCTGCATCCCGGCCATGGCCCCCCTGCTCGGCAGCGTATTAACGGAAACATTTGGCTGGCGCAGCAACTTTGAAGCCATGGCCCTTTATGCTGCGATTGCCGGTACCATCATCTTCTTTGCCTTGCCGGAAACCCGCCCGGCGAGTACGGTACAGCATAAAAAACTGGTCAGCTTAAACCGCTTTCTGCCGATAATAAAACACCCGGTATTTTTATTTAATGCCGTGATCGTGATGTTAATGATGGCGATCATGCTGGCATTTGTCAGCAGCTCCCCTTCCTGGCTAATGGTGCAGCTAAAACAGAGCCAGCAAACCTTTGTTTTCTGGTTCAGCCTGAATGCCGTCCTCAATATTGTCGCCTGCTTCCTGGCGCCTAAGGTACTGTTAAAACTGGGGGCAAGAAAAACCATAGGTTTGGGCATGGGAATACTGGTATTTTCCGGCGTACTGATGCTGGCCCTGCTTGACTGGCATCACCCGGTCGCCTTTATGGCCCCCATCATGCTTTGCTCGCTCAGCGTGTCATTCCTGACCGGCACCTGCTCAGGCCAGGCACTGTCACCTTTTGGCGATAATGCCGGATCGGCCTCGGCCCTGCTGGGCTTTATGCAAATGAGCGGAGCCGCCGTGCTGGTAGGATTATTACAATTATTGCCGTTAAACGAGCCGCAGCAAATGGCACTGCTGATGCTGGCAATTTTGCCGATTTACGCACTGTGGAAGTTACCTAAAGTAAAAAGCACTTTATATGAAGTAGCCAGCATTTAG
- a CDS encoding bifunctional helix-turn-helix domain-containing protein/methylated-DNA--[protein]-cysteine S-methyltransferase → MNKPEYHRHYRVVEQAIHFIQRHFEQQPTLTEIAEAVYMSEHHLQRVFSEWAGISPKRFLQCITKQAAIDALKNTSNLIEASQSLGLSGTGRLHDLLVTCEGMTPGEIKEAGEGVAIEYGVVATPFGEAVLAWTGRGICYLQFIERQEQEVINDLYRQWPNASFALNNEAAGKLSQKVFASPLERGKIHLVLKGTNFQVKVWEALIKSQPSQQLSYSQLARLAGSPGASRAVGTALANNTIGYLIPCHRVIKSNGDLGNYRWGVERKSAILAWEHAQV, encoded by the coding sequence ATGAATAAACCAGAATATCACCGCCACTACCGTGTTGTTGAACAAGCGATACACTTTATCCAGCGCCATTTCGAGCAGCAGCCAACGCTGACCGAGATTGCTGAAGCCGTGTATATGAGCGAACACCATTTGCAAAGAGTCTTTTCCGAGTGGGCAGGCATATCACCTAAGCGTTTTTTGCAGTGTATTACCAAGCAGGCAGCGATTGATGCTTTAAAAAATACCAGCAATTTAATCGAAGCGAGTCAGAGCCTGGGGCTGTCGGGTACCGGCAGGTTGCATGACCTTTTGGTGACCTGTGAAGGTATGACGCCCGGTGAAATCAAGGAGGCCGGTGAAGGTGTTGCCATAGAATATGGTGTTGTTGCGACCCCTTTCGGCGAGGCTGTTTTAGCCTGGACCGGCAGGGGGATTTGCTATTTGCAATTTATAGAAAGGCAAGAGCAGGAAGTGATTAATGACTTGTACCGGCAATGGCCTAATGCAAGTTTTGCTTTGAATAATGAAGCGGCAGGCAAGCTGAGCCAAAAGGTCTTTGCTTCGCCGCTGGAAAGAGGCAAGATTCATCTGGTGCTTAAGGGTACCAATTTCCAGGTGAAAGTGTGGGAGGCGCTTATCAAGAGTCAGCCCTCGCAGCAGCTTTCATATTCTCAGCTTGCCCGACTGGCCGGCTCTCCCGGAGCTTCAAGGGCGGTAGGCACTGCGTTAGCAAATAACACTATCGGTTACCTGATACCTTGTCATCGCGTTATCAAAAGCAACGGTGACCTTGGCAATTATCGTTGGGGTGTTGAGCGCAAAAGCGCCATTCTTGCATGGGAACATGCGCAAGTATGA
- a CDS encoding DMT family transporter, which translates to MPVASLFRLITLAAIWGGSFLFMRVVANPLGSAVLIEARVVFAAITLFVIALYLKKKLKFMAHSKHFFILGFFNSALPFLLFAYAAQVLNVSSLAVLNSTAPIWGAIIGAVWTKTALTKNVVIGLLMGILGVSILVGLDVSNIGENAVLPIIAAITASLSYGIASNYAKNAPQVAAFDNAHGSMWASAIIVLPLLFFFPARESLTMDIFTSVVLLGVVCTGIAYLLYFRLIADLGPSSALSVTFLIPVFGILWGHLFLGEEISLNTLIGSILVIAGTMFVTGFSWKQMTGQKLAAKGID; encoded by the coding sequence ATGCCGGTTGCGAGCCTTTTCAGACTTATTACTTTAGCCGCTATTTGGGGAGGATCATTTCTCTTTATGCGCGTAGTGGCAAATCCGCTCGGGTCAGCCGTGCTTATTGAAGCCAGAGTTGTTTTTGCGGCTATCACTTTGTTTGTTATCGCTTTATATCTGAAGAAAAAACTCAAGTTTATGGCGCATAGCAAACACTTTTTTATTCTGGGCTTTTTTAACTCTGCTTTGCCTTTTCTGCTCTTTGCCTATGCAGCACAAGTGTTAAACGTTTCTTCCTTAGCCGTTTTAAATTCTACCGCGCCGATATGGGGGGCGATAATAGGTGCTGTCTGGACTAAAACTGCGCTTACTAAAAATGTCGTTATAGGGCTGTTGATGGGCATACTTGGTGTCAGTATCTTAGTCGGTTTGGATGTCAGCAATATTGGTGAAAATGCGGTATTACCCATTATTGCTGCTATTACGGCTTCATTGAGCTACGGTATTGCCAGCAACTACGCAAAAAATGCGCCGCAGGTAGCAGCGTTTGATAATGCACACGGGAGTATGTGGGCTTCGGCTATTATTGTGTTGCCTTTGTTATTCTTTTTTCCTGCCAGGGAGAGTCTGACCATGGATATTTTTACTTCGGTTGTTCTACTTGGCGTGGTATGCACCGGGATTGCCTATTTGTTGTATTTCCGCTTGATTGCCGATTTGGGGCCGTCTTCGGCTTTGTCGGTAACGTTTCTAATTCCCGTTTTCGGAATTTTGTGGGGGCACCTCTTTTTAGGTGAAGAGATCAGCCTCAATACGCTTATTGGCTCGATATTGGTTATTGCCGGCACTATGTTTGTCACCGGCTTTTCCTGGAAGCAAATGACCGGACAGAAGCTAGCGGCTAAAGGTATTGACTAA
- a CDS encoding Crp/Fnr family transcriptional regulator → MSAQLKEQLVNSAKTINTLSNDTRANSDLVHQGVSYIFEGTLTLCLQTPNLKTINNIVMGKGEWFGNYDPQAGDYAPFFLTEIEPVTLIHFSMPAIKNLVHNNLETYKWFHSLALATKPKWLQAQIISHENIQARVVYFLLELSAHLVFLTGQTPRISITQQQISRITGITRQRVNAVLKSLEKEKLISLERHSIYLTDIKQLGTKLDGLDLSIRDPRNIIRI, encoded by the coding sequence TTGTCAGCCCAACTCAAAGAACAGCTCGTTAACAGCGCGAAAACAATCAACACCCTAAGCAATGATACACGGGCAAACTCCGACTTGGTCCACCAGGGCGTCAGCTATATCTTCGAAGGCACGCTAACCCTGTGCCTGCAAACCCCCAACTTAAAAACCATCAATAATATCGTTATGGGCAAAGGAGAATGGTTCGGTAACTATGACCCGCAAGCAGGCGACTACGCCCCGTTTTTTCTTACCGAAATAGAGCCTGTTACCTTAATCCACTTTTCCATGCCTGCCATTAAAAACCTGGTGCACAACAACCTGGAAACCTATAAATGGTTCCATTCGCTGGCCCTTGCCACAAAGCCCAAATGGCTACAGGCGCAAATCATCAGCCATGAAAACATACAGGCCAGGGTGGTGTACTTCCTGCTGGAACTTAGCGCCCACCTCGTGTTCTTAACCGGGCAGACGCCCCGTATTTCAATCACCCAGCAACAAATCAGCCGCATCACCGGCATCACCCGGCAAAGGGTCAATGCAGTGTTAAAAAGCCTGGAGAAAGAAAAGCTGATATCACTTGAACGGCACAGCATTTACTTAACCGACATCAAGCAGCTGGGTACAAAGCTGGACGGCCTGGATCTAAGTATCAGAGATCCAAGAAATATTATTCGCATCTAA
- a CDS encoding LysR family transcriptional regulator, translating into MNKLDLNLLKVLAVLLEELNVTVAAERLNVTQSAVSKHLSRLRDMFADPLFERSAQGLKATPRAIELAPQLRQVIQQLEQLTRPTAFDPAQSQRRFHIHMPDMAYSLTFPYFMPDLLVQAPNVSLKTNTWNEHSMQALLNCEIDMGIACREWDSRSPIHIKDIPGELNHVELLRENSLCLLREDHPALQENWDIDTFLKYRHIQVTIGGMNKWLLDDVLNIKKLDRDIAVHMPDFHSAMSLCEQSDLILCAPGRHATKLAASFKLRILDIPVAFDPGAYVLMWHKHFEHDLGHKWLRELIIDNVVE; encoded by the coding sequence ATGAATAAGCTGGATTTAAATTTATTAAAGGTGCTGGCGGTGTTGCTGGAAGAGCTGAATGTGACGGTTGCCGCCGAGCGCTTGAATGTGACTCAGTCGGCGGTGAGTAAGCACTTATCCCGGTTAAGGGATATGTTTGCCGACCCGTTGTTTGAACGCAGCGCCCAGGGGTTAAAGGCCACCCCCAGGGCGATTGAACTGGCGCCGCAATTACGCCAGGTGATCCAGCAGCTGGAGCAGCTGACCCGACCGACGGCCTTTGACCCTGCCCAGAGCCAGCGCCGTTTTCATATCCATATGCCGGATATGGCCTATTCGCTGACGTTTCCGTATTTTATGCCGGATCTGTTGGTGCAGGCACCTAATGTCAGTTTAAAAACCAATACCTGGAACGAGCACAGTATGCAGGCGTTGCTCAACTGTGAAATAGATATGGGGATTGCCTGTCGGGAATGGGACAGCCGCTCACCGATTCATATCAAGGATATTCCGGGTGAACTTAATCATGTCGAACTGCTCAGGGAGAATTCCCTGTGCCTGCTGCGGGAAGATCATCCGGCGCTGCAGGAGAACTGGGATATAGATACGTTTTTGAAATACCGCCATATCCAGGTGACCATAGGCGGCATGAACAAGTGGCTGCTGGACGATGTGCTTAATATTAAAAAACTCGACCGCGATATTGCCGTACATATGCCGGACTTTCACAGTGCCATGAGTTTATGTGAGCAAAGCGACTTAATTCTCTGTGCGCCGGGACGGCACGCCACTAAACTGGCGGCCAGCTTTAAACTGCGTATTTTAGATATTCCGGTGGCGTTTGATCCCGGGGCTTATGTGCTGATGTGGCATAAGCATTTTGAACATGACCTGGGGCATAAATGGTTGCGGGAGTTGATTATCGATAATGTGGTGGAGTAG
- a CDS encoding type II toxin-antitoxin system Phd/YefM family antitoxin encodes MKIVSFAEARNDLKTVLDGVVNDADTTVITCCDSEDVVVMSLEYYNSLMETVHLLRSPANAEHLHRSITQYKTGLVS; translated from the coding sequence ATGAAAATAGTATCTTTCGCCGAAGCCCGTAACGACTTGAAAACTGTTTTAGATGGTGTTGTTAATGATGCTGATACAACGGTTATTACATGTTGCGATTCAGAAGATGTTGTTGTGATGTCTTTAGAGTACTACAACAGCTTGATGGAAACTGTGCATCTGTTACGTTCTCCGGCGAATGCAGAACACTTACATCGTTCAATTACCCAATATAAAACAGGTCTTGTTTCCTGA